TCTCCTTCATATTGTAACATTAAGTATTGCTCGTTTCCTTCTGCATCTTCAGCATCAAAGAATACGAAGAAACCAACGTTTGTATCTAAATCAAATAGATGACGAGTACCTTTTTCTGTTGCTTTATCGAAGTCCTCTTCACTTAATTTATATACTGTTGTTGCCTTTGCATTATCCTCTTGATGAAAATTTACTGTAAATGATTTCAATGCTGACACCTCCTGATTGTATAAAAGTAGCATAACAGATTAAACAACATAATACAAAGGGACTGCTCACAAATGTAAACAGCCCCTTACTATTTATTTCCGTATAGCTCGTAATAAGAAGCTCACAATGAAAATTAATATGACCGCACCTATTAAAGCTGGAATAATTGCAAATCCGCCAATAACAGGACCGAATTTACCAAGTAACAACGAACCAAGCCAAGAACCGATAATACCAGCAATAATATTACCAATTACACCGCCCGGTACATCCTTTCCAGTGATCAGACTTGCAAACCATCCTAAAATACCACCGACGATTAAATACCAAATCATATATTTACCTCCTTTATTTTTGAACAATAAAATTATAATCAGAAACAATTGCTTACCATTAGTTATGTTACATTTTTCATAAGTTATTCGTCTTATGAAAATCATTCAAGTCTGCTCAACATATTAAGGACAATCTGGCTTCAATATTGTTCTCATAAATTCGTCTTTAAACGCTTGATAATTAAATTCAACGGCAATTCTTTGTATAGGACGATTATCAAACGTCGTTGGCTCAGCTATTCTTCTAAAATCTGCAACACTTTGCCCTCTCGTTACATCATTTGTCGTACTTATCCAAACTGCTGATTTTTTATATTCAAAAATATCATCATTTATAAATGAAATGAACGGAAGTAAATCGTGAATCGGACTCCCAGCAATACCTGGATATTCTTTTTTGTAAAAGTTTTTGTAATAAAAATCGATCATTGGCTTAATAAGTTTCGCCTGTCCTGTTCCTTCTTTATCAATAGTATCGACCATTTCAGGAGTAATAAGTGCTTCTTGCGTTACATTTAACGGGTATATAGTAGCATTTTGCGCATATTTCATAACGATATTCGCGGCAATTGGATCGCCGTAAAAATTAGCTTCTGATACAGGTGTAACATTACCCGGAAATAGAAAAGCACCGCCCATTATATAATAAGAACATACTCGATCCATTAAATTTGGGTACAATAAAAATAATGTTGCAAGTGTTGTTAATCGTCCCGTCGCCACTATAATAATATCTTCTGGACAAGGCTCAATTAATTTAATCAATGCACAAAAATTTTCTCTTTCACAAATTCTCATTTTCGGTGGAATAATTGGACCTAAACCGTGCTCCCCATGAATTTCAGGAAAAAATAAAGGTTCTTCAGCTGTCATCGGTCTACTGGCACCTTTAATGATTTTCACTTTTGTAGCATAGTATCTTTCTAAAAAATAAACATTTTCCGTTACAATTTCTCTTGATACATTTCCATACTCTGCAACGATACCTATAATATCTAATTTGCATGTTTTATTCGCATAAATTAACGTTACTGCATCATCAATACCAAAATCTCCGAAAAAGATTATTTTTTTATTAACTTTTCTCACCCCTCTCCAGCATAATCTACTATCATTATTATGCAAAAAAGACAAGGCGGTGAAACGGAGATAATTAAAAAAGCCGCCTATTTATTGGCGACTTCAATCTTCTTATACGATAAATATGCTAGTACATTTTTGCTTGAATCATATTTCGGATTATTCCCTTTTCTCGGTTCTCTCATATGTGTTTTTTCAAACCCAGGAATGTCAGGCATTTTCTCTAAAAATTCAAGCATCTCTTCCTCAGTTCCCTCAATACGTACACGAATCATTATTGCTATTCCTCAATTCTCATTTTATCTGTACTAAGTATATCGTACATCAGAAAGACTGCAAGAAATTTATCTTTTTAATGTTGAACTTTTTTTACATACGAACAGTGCCATTTCAGTATAGAACGATTCTATTTTATTGTTTTCAAATTGAATTTTGAAGAATTCCTGCATTTCATTTGATGTTTTCATCATACACTCTGTTAACTTTACACGTTTTTGCATAGGTACATCCATCATATCGCACCACCAATCAAAATCGAACTTCTTGTCAAAAGTATGACATAATTGCATTTGCAAACCATGCTTCTCTAATAAAGTAATCCATTCTGTTTTTTTCAAAGCTCGTTCATGGCTCGGATCTCTCTTCTTTTCGATAAAGTTATAAAATGTATCAAATTCATTATTTTCTGGTGAAACGTTATCAATTAATATAAATAATCCATTATCTTCTAACGTTCGATTTACTTCAAAAATAAATTGCAAAGGATCAACAAAGTGATGTGCTGCAATTCGGCATGTAATTGTATCAAAAGATTCATCAGCAAATGGTAAATTTTCTGCATTTCCTGCTACAAATGATACATTTTCATGCCCGTTCCCTTCTATAAAACCTTTTGCTTTTTCTAACATTTTTTCTGTTAAATCAAGAGCGACTACCTCTTTAAACATTGGGGCTAACAAATTTGCAACATGTCCACCACCAGTAGCAATATCAAGAAGACGATTATTATGACGAGTTTCAACTTGCTGAACTACATATTGTAAATCCAGTCCTTTTGCATGAATTTTACTTTTCACATACTTCTCTGCATTACTACCAAATTGTTGTTTCACAAGTTCTTCTTTATTCATTTTTATCATCTTCTTTCTATAAAGTATTATATTTAATTTATAAGTTCTCTTTATATAATTTCAAATCCTCTTTTAGTCTCGTCTCTTCTATTAGAGACCTGCTATCAAAAAATTTAACTCTTTTATTTTTAAGTACAAAACAAAAAAGGTTATGGGAACTTATCCCACAACCCCACAAAGTATCTCTTATATTTGAGGATCTTCTTACACGTCTAAATAACTTAATCCCCCTGTAACTTCACAATAACTTCTACTTCGCTATTAGTAGCCTCTCTTGCATGCAATCCATATTGATCCATGCCAATCCATATCCACCCAGGACTATCATAAAGAATATCTATGTTGAAATGCTCCAACTTAGTAAGTTCTGACCTAATAAATTTATTCCTACTAGCTATTTGCTTATCAAGCAAACCATATTCTTTCCCATTTTCAAACAGTGCTATAATCTTTCCTGCAAGTGGATGTATACGAACAATAAAGTGATATTCCTTTTCATTTATATTCGCCACAATCTTACTAGAATCAGGTACATCCCATCTAGAATTAGGCATATTCATATCAATCAGCTCCTTTATTGGTTTCATTAACATCATAACAGATGAATATTTAAATATTATTAATATAATGTAAAAAATATAAAAGCTGACTTCCCTTTAGAAATCAGCTTTTACACATTGTTTATCTTTAAATTTTCTACAAATTTTATAATGTTTCTTTCTCTTCATCATTTCCGGAAACTAAATCTCCTAAAACATCCGCAGTAACTTCAACTACAAATTCACAAATCCCTGCTACAACTTCTCCAATTACTTCCTCCATCTTTCTACCTCCTTGTTTTATGTAACTTATTTGTAGTATAGGAGATATTGGTTAATTTTAACTATCGTTAAAGGTGACAAAAACATTACAGATTTGTAAGCTGTTTCAATGTTTTTTTGAATTTATACTTCTTCCCTTTGAAACTTTAAGTATTATTAACAACCAGATAGGTCATCATAATAGAAAGTATTTAAGAATCCTAATTTAAAGGAGGCGTGTAAAATATACTACGTAAAATTAATTAAAGGTCAATCTTTCTATGCTTTTGATCATCGTTTCTTAATATCTCAAGAAGAAGCGGTTTCGGAAAAAATTTTTAATTACTTACGCCGTAATGAATTCTTTGAAGTGCGTAAAGAAGAATATTCTGCCTAATGTACAAACAGCATCAAGAAACAACTCACAGTATTGTGATTCTTTCTTGATGCTTTTATATTATCGCCCTATATTCAACTTTATTCTCAATTCTATTAACATCTTCTAGTATATGTCCAAGCTAATTCATCGTTACTTTCATATTTTAGTATATGAGGAGGTGACGAACATGACTCATATCATTGATTACCAAGCTACTCAACCAATAAATAAAACGGGTGAAACAACTTTTGCAATTCCCCATTCCCCAAATAAAGCAATTCTAGCAAATATTAAATTGAAAATTTCAAGAAGCGATTCACGTAATAATCGAGTAGAATTAATCGCTACAGTTGGAGTTGAAGGTATAACTGAGATTTCACAAGTTTTATTCCGAATTTTCCGTGACAATACAGAAATCTTCAACGCTCAAGTAGGAATTGAATCTACAGATTCTGAGCAATTTTACGCGCAAACATTTCAAGCTATAGATCAAAATGTTAGCTGCGGGACTCACGAATATTCATTAACTGTAGAAAACCTTACTAGTGGTGCAAGTGCAGATGTTGTTGGTCCACTATCTTTTAGCGGTTTAGCTATTGGACAAGATCATAAGTGTTGCTAAAAGAATCTAGTGTTTGATGTTGCATTTGAGAAAAGTGAGAAGTAGTAACTACGTTCTCACTTTTTTATTTTCTCTATGTTTTTCTTTATTTTCAATTTGTATTTAATCAAGAGTTTTTCACATTTTGAATTACTTATTTCATCATATAATTAATCAAATTTTCAACAAATCAAAAAAATTGAAATCCACTAATGAAACACGTAATATAGACTCTGACTCTAAAAAAGCGCGTTAAAAAATAATGAATAAATACGGAGGTTTTATATACGAGTTTTTAATTTCAAAAGACTGAGAGGTTTAAATTATGTGGCGTAATAAAAATGTTTGGATCGTATTAATTGGGGAGTTTATTGCTGGTCTAGGGTTATGGCTTGGTATTCTTGGTAATCTTGAATTTATGCAAAAATACGTCCCTTCTGATTTTATGAAATCCGTTATATTATTTATCGGACTGTTAGCTGGTGTTCTAGTTGGTCCAATGGCTGGACGTGTCATTGATCAATATGAAAAAAAGAAAGTTCTTCTTTACGCTGGATTTGGTCGTGTTATTAGTGTTATTTTCATGTTTTTCGCTATTCAATATGAAAGTATCGCCTTTATGATTGCATTTATGATTGCACTTCAAATTTCAGCTGCATTTTATTTCCCTGCATTACAATCTGTAATTCCTCTAATCGTTCGTGAGCATGAGTTATTACAGATGAACGGTGTACATATGAATGTTGGTACAATCGCTCGTATTGCGGGTACTTCACTAGGTGGAATTCTTTTAGTTGTAATGAGTTTACAGTATATGTATGCCTTCTCAATGGCAGCATACGCTTTATTATTCCTCTCAACTTTCTTCCTACAATTTGAAGATAAAAAGTCAACTACATCAAGTAAAGAATCAGCTAAAGATAATAGCTTTATGGAAGTATTTCGTATTTTAAAAGGAATTCCTATTGCTTTTACAGCACTTATATTAAGTATTATCCCTCTATTATTTATAGCTGGATTCAATTTAATGGTTATTAACATTAGCGAAATGCAACACGATCCAACGATTAAAGGATTCATATATACAATTGAAGGTGTAGCATTTATGTTAGGTGCCTTCGTTATTAAACGTTTATCTGATCATTTCAAACCTGAAAAGTTACTATATTTCTTCGCAATTTGTACCGCTTTTGCACACCTTTCGTTGTTCTTTAGCGATATTAAATGGATGGCACTTGCCTCATTTGGTTTGTTTGGATTTAGTGTTGGCTGTTTCTTCCCTATTATGTCGACAATTTTCCAAACGAAAGTAGAAAAAAGCTATCACGGCCGCCTCTTCTCATTCCGTAATATGTTTGAGAGAGTTATGTTCCAAATTGTCTTACTTGGAACTGGCTTCTGCTTAGATACAATTGGATTACAGTATATGGTTCTAATTTTCGGCGTCATTTCATTGTTGATTATATTTATTTCCCTATCTAAACAGAAACAATATGAAAAACAACCTTCGCAATCTGCGAATTTATAAAGTGAAACTTTAATCAGTGGGGGTTTTGTTCATCCCCCACTGATTATTAGCCTTCACCAATCGGGCTTTTACGGGTAGTTACCTCCCACCAACCCACCTCGTATTCACCGAATTTTGAGGTGGGAGTCTTACTGCCCGCAAATAGCGGGATAAAACTAATACTTCTTAAGAATGGATCCAGTAGTTTACTTGGGCCATTCTTTTTCAATTTCTAGGATTAAACTTTATATACTTTGTATAGTCCAAATATTTAAAGGTGTATCGCCTACTGTTTTCGAATACAATAAACAATAGATTTTTCAAAAAGGAGCTGTGGAAATGTCTGTTGGAATGCAATTATTAATTACCCTTCTTTTTTCATTAATTATGTTTTGCATCCTTAATTTTTTAGCCATTTCCCTATCTCAAAATAACTTTAAAAGAAGGATTGTTGCAGGTTTCTTATTTTTACTGTTAACTCTCATTATCTTTTTGACTACTACAGCATTTGCTTCTATGTTCGATACAGGTGGATTGGGCGCAGCTAACCTAGCCTTTGTTATTGCAAATGTGTATGTTGTAAATGGAATTGTCATTCTTCTTTCCGCTTCATTTATCCTCAAAAGACATAACATAAGATAGACTGCTAGGCATGAATCTGATATTACACTAGATTCATGCCTTTTTATTTTGAAAATCTCATCTTTATCCAAATTTTTATGTGAAATTTAGTAATTCTTTATAAAAATTTAAACTTTATTTTTTACAATATTCCTATCGTATTCGCACGTTTATAAAAACTAATAAGAAAGGAGTACACAATGAAAAAGTTTCTACTTATTTTTCCTATATTAGTCGTTCTACTTAGTGGATGTAGCAATAATGATATATACGGCTCTTGGGAAATCATTGATAATAAAAAAGGTGAATGCCCTGTATATTATAAATTTGAAACAGTTGTAAAAGAAGAAAAGAAAGAAAAGCTTGTTCAAAACTTAGTAGAAATGCATACAACAAATAAAAAAGAAGATTTATATAAAGGAACATTTGTAAAAAACTCTAATGTGTATCATATTGATTATGGTAATTCTTTTACATCTAATCAATCCATAAGAAATGTAGATGGTAAGTTAAATGTATACTTTACAAGTGTTGATAAAATGTGTACATATAAAAAAACAAGTGATTAATCACTTAAATTAACACTCTTTCAGCAACCACACAACAGATCCACATTTTAACGTGTATGACGCGGAATATATTTTCTGCGTCATTTTATTTTGGAATTTAAAAAGTATGATATTTATAAATTCTTTAATTCGAATGTATTATTTTATAATACATTAATTTATTTCTATGTGAGGTGTTTATTTTGAGAAGTTTACGCTCTTTAGTTATATCAACAATATGTTCAGTAATTCTAATCATTTGGAATTCCCTTTCGTTTTATGATAAATATACAATGGGATACGCATACTATTGGGTTAGCGGCATAATTGGTCTAGTATTCCTACTCTTTTTCATTCGAGACATGCGTGATATTCTTAACAAAAACTATACAACATCCTAATAGCATTGAAAGCAACTACAAAAATAAATACTATACCGAAATTGGATAGCGCACCATAATCACCAAGATTAAGTAGATTTTTCATATAAAATACTTCCCTTCTCTAAATTTGTCAATCGTTTTAATTTTCATAAAAAAATGATAAAATGTAAACATGTGTTTTCAGAATAATTAAAAACGCAGAAAGAAAACACTGTTTTTAGGAGGGGTTTTGATGACTTACACGTTAGCAACTAGAATGAAAGCATTCCAATCTTCTATATTTAGTGAATTAGGGGCCTATAAAAAAGAGAAAATTGCAGCAGGTCATGAAATGATCGATTTAAGTATCGGGAATCCCGATATGCCTCCTGCTGATTTCGTAAGAGAAGCAATGGTACATACAGCAAGTGCAAAAGAAAGTTACGGATATACGTTATCTGGTATTCAAGAATTTCACGAAGCTGTAACTGAATATTACAACAAAACTCATAATGTTATATTAAATGCTGAAAAAGAAGTTTTATTATTAATGGGTTCACAAGACGGACTCGTTCATTTACCTATGGTTTTTGCAAATCCGGGAGATATAATACTAGTTCCTGATCCAGGATATACAGCTTATGAAACAGGAATTCAAATGGCCGGTGCAACATCTTACTACATGCCATTAAAGAAAGAAAATGATTTCTTACCTAACTTAGAAGTTATCCCTGAAGAAATTGCCGATAAAGCGAAGATGATGATTTTGAACTTCCCAGGGAATCCAGTTCCAGCAATGGCTCATGAAGATTTCTTTAAAGAGGTAATTGCATTCGCGAAAAAACATAATATTATCATTGTCCATGATTTTGCTTATGCTGAATTTTATTTTGATGGTCAAAAGCCAATTAGCTTCTTATCTGTACCTGGTGCAAAAGAAGTTGGCGTTGAAATTAATTCTTTATCTAAAAGTTATAGTTTAGCTGGTAGCCGTATTGGTTATATGATTGGTAATAAAGAAATTGTCGGCGCGCTTACGCAATTTAAGTCTAATACAGATTACGGTGTGTTTTTACCGATTCAAAAAGCTGCATCCGCTGCATTACGACACGGCGCTGCATTTTGCGAGAAAAACCGTGGAATTTACCAAGAACGTAGAGATACTTTAGTGGACGGATTCCGCAAATTCGGTTGGAATGTCGATAAACCCGCTGGAAGTATGTTCGTTTGGGCTGAAATTCCGAAAGGATGGACTTCTCTAGAGTTCGCTTATGCACTTATGGATCGTGCAAATGTCGTTGTCACACCAGGCCATGCATTTGGTCCTCACGGCGAAGGCTTTGTACGTATTGCACTTGTTCAAGATAAAGTAGTATTACAAGAAGCAGTTGAAAACATTAAAAATAGCGGTATTTTCTCTATTGAAAAAGTAGCGGAATTAGTTAAAAATTAATAATAACTCCCCTGCTTAACTTTAGCAGGGGTATTATTATTCCTGGAGGTACGATATGAATATTAAAGATACTCTTCCCCATCGCTATCCATTTTTAATGATCGATAAAATTACAAACGTTAAAGAATCTCAATCAGCTACAGGATACAAACTGATCACAAATAATGAGTGGTTTATTAATAACAATCAAAACTATATGCCTCATATGCTAATTGTAGAAGCACTCGCTCAACTTAGTGCTTTTCTAAGTACAGGTGAATCTGAAGGACTTGGTTTCCTCTCCTCTTTAGATGGGGTGGAATTTCATGAAAAAGCGTATCCCGGTGATAAACTTGACTTACATTATGAATTAACACGTAACAGACGAGGTTTTGTTCTTGGGAAAGGAATTGCCTCTGTAAACGGTCAATCAATCGTTACCATTGAAAAGCTATTAATATATCAAGCTGATTAAACAGACTACATAGTAAGGGGTAGGAAAATGCGGAATGTTGTTGGTATTGATGCTGGGGGAACATTAACAAAGATTGCTTACTTTAACCTAGAGGAAAAATTATGTTTTGAAAAATTTTATTCATATGAACAAGAAAGAATTAAAGAATGCCTTCATAATAATAATTCAATTACACAATTATGCATTACAGGTGGTAAAGCTAAACAGTTAGAACAACTACTTTCAGGTTCATATAAAATAGTAGAGTTAAACGAGTTTGAAGCTACTTTAGCAGGCGTACGCTACATACTAAAAGAAGAAAAACGTGCTATAAACAACTTTGTATTAACAAATATCGGTACAGGTACTTCTATTCACTACGTTCACGACAAGCAATACGTTCGTGCTGGTGGGACTGGAGTTGGCGGTGGTACTATTATGGGCCTTTCAAAACTATTAACAAATATAGATCATTTTGAAGATGTGATTCCGCTTACGAAAATTGGTTCAAGAAACAGTCTAGATATTACAGTTGGAGATATTTATGGAGGGATTCTCTCCCCTATTGATAATAACTTAACTGCTAGTAATTTCGGAAAAGCGGCCATTACAGATTCAAATTATAGTAGTTCAGATATACTAGCTACCGTTCAAGGACTTGTCGGTGAAGTCGTCACAGCATTAAGCCTTCAATTCGCCGAAACGAAAAATATTGACCATATCATTTACATCGGTTCTACTCTATGTAATAACGTACATCTTCAAAGTATTATAAGTAGCTATACAGAATATCAAAATAAAATACCAGTCTTTTTACAAGACGGCGGTTATAGTGGTGCGATTGGTGCTTTACTTCATGGTAGGAAATAAAAAAGCTGACTTTTGTCAGCTTTTTTGCAATGGTACTTCAAATTCAATAATTGACTCTCCATTCTCACCAATTCGTTCCACACTAATTCTATTAATTACACAGTCCAACTTCTCATGAAAACTAGGAATCCCCTTCGCTATTTCAGCCACTAACTCTGCGCTACCTTTTCTCCCAACCGTTACATGTGGTATGTATGGAATATCCGTTCTAAAAAATTGTAGTAAAGGACCTGTATACAATCTATCGTGCAATTCTTCTATTTTTTCTTTCCCTCTTTCTACTTCCAAAAATAAATACTCTCCCTCGCTGCTTATCCGGCTAGCAAACTCAATTTCAATCGTATGAATCCCTTTGGACACATTCAAAATATGTAATTTCAGATCATCATTCGAAATGGAACTTTCAAACGGGAATACAATTGTTATATGAGGAGGAATTAATCCAAATAAAGGATCATACTTTTCTCTCATACTTTCTATTTCATCAATGGGCATGTTATGTAAAAATAGTAAAATTGTACGCACTTTTATATCCCCTACTTCCCCTCAATTTTTTTATATTTATCATATTGTATGGTAGCGTGAACTTCAATAAATTATTTTGCTTGCATATAAAAATAAAAAACTTCTCAAATGAGAAGTTTTCATATAACATGGTTATTATTTTCTCGCAAAACTTTCCTGAATTTTATATAACAAGCAATTCTCCACGGAATAATATACGATACTGCAACGACGTAAAATAATAAACCGATCGTTTGTTGATCTAAATCAACAATATATTGTCTTGAACCATATCTCAAAACGACAAGTGCAATAAAAGTAATTAAAAAAGCTACACTTTTTTTCGTATAAATATTCCCATCATCTCTTCGCTCATAATTTGTTAGAATTATAAGTGGTACGGCGAAAAGACCCCCAATTAATGCTGCTATAACTACTTGTAATAGTGCTGGATGTACGGGTCCAAAAAACCATATTATCCCCGGTGTTAAAAATAGTAATGGCCACAAAATACGTTTTCCCGTCCCCTTAATCGGCTTATACATAGATCGATAACGGCGCCAAAAAATTAGTAAGGCCACGCATAAAAAGACGGTTATTAATGAAGAGGTGTCTCCCATGTATTATTCCTTCTCTCCTTTAATATTAATCTAACAATCTTTTAAACTGTTTGTTCGAATGAAACTTTACGAATAAATATACTACTAGTTAGGATATAAAGAATAGTTAATCCAATTGAAATTACAGTAAAATAGGGAATATCTATTAAAGATATATCACTCGTAAATAATAAACCGTTTATCCCTACTTCTCCATAAAGCACACTGTTTGTTGATAAGAAAAGCGTTCCACCTATCATGAGACCAATCCACTGAAATCGTTGTTTAAAAACTACTGCTACTTGGAAGAAACATGCTGTCGTAACATAAAACAAAAATTGTATAATAAACTGTTGTGCTGATTGCTCCCAAAAGCTAACATTTACTATGTTATATTTCATATCGTTTAAAAACATTACTTGAAGAAATGAAAATAATGCGGATTGCAGTACAATATAACAAATCGCTCCGATGAAATATTGAATTCTCGTTACACCAAATGAAATAGCTAAACGAAATAAATCATCTTGTATATTGAAAGTACTCACTATTATAAACATCATAATTGCTATTGAAGGATTATTGATAATTTCGGGTAAATAACTAATTTTCAATCCATTTAAATGAGCAGCACTCAAAGCTCCTTTTATTAATAAAGCTAAAATCCAAAATATTAAAATTGCTTTATAATGAAAATTTATATGTAATTTTAACTGCTTCATTAACATCGTCATTTCAATTCACCACCTGTTATGTGAATAAATAATTTTTGTAATGTAATTCTATCAACTGCTATTCCTTCTTTTTCGAGAGAGTAATAATCGTCACTAGAAAGCTCTTCCCATATAACAGCTATACCTTTCTTTCCATAAACTTCTCGATTTATTACTTTTTTATTGATTGAAAACTCATCCACTTTGTCTTTTCGCCCTGAAATAATATGACCTTGTTGTAATAAATCTTCCACTGATGATTGAACGACTAATCTTCCTTCTTTTATGATGATTACATCTTCAATAATATGGGTTACTTCTTCTACTAAATGTGTTGATAATATAATTGTTCGGGGATACTCACCGTAATCTTCTAATAGTAAACTATAAAATAACTCTCGATGTGCTGCATCTAAACCGGTAGTTGGTTCATCAAAAATAGTAATCGCTGCCCTACTTGCTAGACCTTGAATAATTCCTACGACTGTTTGCATACCGTGTGATAATTTATGGTATTTCTCTTTCATATTAAGCTGAAATTTCCCTGCCAGTTCTTCAGCATATTTCTGATCCCAATTTTTATAAAACATGTTACATAGCTCAAAAATCTCTTTAATTTTATTACTTAAATGCGTTTCTTCTTTCACTTTAACAAAGCAAATTTTTTGCATCGCTTTACTATTTTCAAAAACATTTTCGCCAAATATAGATACACTTCCACTACTTGAAATAATTTGTCCAGCAAGTAAGTTTAATAAAGTCGTTTTCCCTGCTCCGTTTCTTCCAAGCAAACCATATATTTTATGATTTTCTACATTAATTGTTACTTCGTTTACAGCTAGTTTCTTTTTATATTTTTTCGTTAAATCTTTCGTTTCAAGTGCAAACATTACTCTTTCCCCTCCTTCGTAATTTTTTGTATCATATCCATCAATTCGTCTTTTGATATTTCTAGTACTTTTGCTTCTTCCCACACTTTAGGTAAATACTCTGTCATAAACGTCTTT
This Bacillus mycoides DNA region includes the following protein-coding sequences:
- the exsC gene encoding exosporium protein ExsC; translated protein: MTHIIDYQATQPINKTGETTFAIPHSPNKAILANIKLKISRSDSRNNRVELIATVGVEGITEISQVLFRIFRDNTEIFNAQVGIESTDSEQFYAQTFQAIDQNVSCGTHEYSLTVENLTSGASADVVGPLSFSGLAIGQDHKCC
- a CDS encoding DUF3970 family protein, yielding MIRVRIEGTEEEMLEFLEKMPDIPGFEKTHMREPRKGNNPKYDSSKNVLAYLSYKKIEVANK
- a CDS encoding LL-diaminopimelate aminotransferase, whose product is MTYTLATRMKAFQSSIFSELGAYKKEKIAAGHEMIDLSIGNPDMPPADFVREAMVHTASAKESYGYTLSGIQEFHEAVTEYYNKTHNVILNAEKEVLLLMGSQDGLVHLPMVFANPGDIILVPDPGYTAYETGIQMAGATSYYMPLKKENDFLPNLEVIPEEIADKAKMMILNFPGNPVPAMAHEDFFKEVIAFAKKHNIIIVHDFAYAEFYFDGQKPISFLSVPGAKEVGVEINSLSKSYSLAGSRIGYMIGNKEIVGALTQFKSNTDYGVFLPIQKAASAALRHGAAFCEKNRGIYQERRDTLVDGFRKFGWNVDKPAGSMFVWAEIPKGWTSLEFAYALMDRANVVVTPGHAFGPHGEGFVRIALVQDKVVLQEAVENIKNSGIFSIEKVAELVKN
- a CDS encoding 3-hydroxyacyl-ACP dehydratase FabZ family protein, encoding MNIKDTLPHRYPFLMIDKITNVKESQSATGYKLITNNEWFINNNQNYMPHMLIVEALAQLSAFLSTGESEGLGFLSSLDGVEFHEKAYPGDKLDLHYELTRNRRGFVLGKGIASVNGQSIVTIEKLLIYQAD
- the coaW gene encoding type II pantothenate kinase; the protein is MRNVVGIDAGGTLTKIAYFNLEEKLCFEKFYSYEQERIKECLHNNNSITQLCITGGKAKQLEQLLSGSYKIVELNEFEATLAGVRYILKEEKRAINNFVLTNIGTGTSIHYVHDKQYVRAGGTGVGGGTIMGLSKLLTNIDHFEDVIPLTKIGSRNSLDITVGDIYGGILSPIDNNLTASNFGKAAITDSNYSSSDILATVQGLVGEVVTALSLQFAETKNIDHIIYIGSTLCNNVHLQSIISSYTEYQNKIPVFLQDGGYSGAIGALLHGRK
- a CDS encoding GlsB/YeaQ/YmgE family stress response membrane protein; the encoded protein is MIWYLIVGGILGWFASLITGKDVPGGVIGNIIAGIIGSWLGSLLLGKFGPVIGGFAIIPALIGAVILIFIVSFLLRAIRK
- a CDS encoding nucleoside hydrolase, which codes for MRKVNKKIIFFGDFGIDDAVTLIYANKTCKLDIIGIVAEYGNVSREIVTENVYFLERYYATKVKIIKGASRPMTAEEPLFFPEIHGEHGLGPIIPPKMRICERENFCALIKLIEPCPEDIIIVATGRLTTLATLFLLYPNLMDRVCSYYIMGGAFLFPGNVTPVSEANFYGDPIAANIVMKYAQNATIYPLNVTQEALITPEMVDTIDKEGTGQAKLIKPMIDFYYKNFYKKEYPGIAGSPIHDLLPFISFINDDIFEYKKSAVWISTTNDVTRGQSVADFRRIAEPTTFDNRPIQRIAVEFNYQAFKDEFMRTILKPDCP
- a CDS encoding 2'-5' RNA ligase family protein; translated protein: MRTILLFLHNMPIDEIESMREKYDPLFGLIPPHITIVFPFESSISNDDLKLHILNVSKGIHTIEIEFASRISSEGEYLFLEVERGKEKIEELHDRLYTGPLLQFFRTDIPYIPHVTVGRKGSAELVAEIAKGIPSFHEKLDCVINRISVERIGENGESIIEFEVPLQKS
- a CDS encoding MFS transporter, with the protein product MWRNKNVWIVLIGEFIAGLGLWLGILGNLEFMQKYVPSDFMKSVILFIGLLAGVLVGPMAGRVIDQYEKKKVLLYAGFGRVISVIFMFFAIQYESIAFMIAFMIALQISAAFYFPALQSVIPLIVREHELLQMNGVHMNVGTIARIAGTSLGGILLVVMSLQYMYAFSMAAYALLFLSTFFLQFEDKKSTTSSKESAKDNSFMEVFRILKGIPIAFTALILSIIPLLFIAGFNLMVINISEMQHDPTIKGFIYTIEGVAFMLGAFVIKRLSDHFKPEKLLYFFAICTAFAHLSLFFSDIKWMALASFGLFGFSVGCFFPIMSTIFQTKVEKSYHGRLFSFRNMFERVMFQIVLLGTGFCLDTIGLQYMVLIFGVISLLIIFISLSKQKQYEKQPSQSANL
- a CDS encoding class I SAM-dependent methyltransferase; translation: MNKEELVKQQFGSNAEKYVKSKIHAKGLDLQYVVQQVETRHNNRLLDIATGGGHVANLLAPMFKEVVALDLTEKMLEKAKGFIEGNGHENVSFVAGNAENLPFADESFDTITCRIAAHHFVDPLQFIFEVNRTLEDNGLFILIDNVSPENNEFDTFYNFIEKKRDPSHERALKKTEWITLLEKHGLQMQLCHTFDKKFDFDWWCDMMDVPMQKRVKLTECMMKTSNEMQEFFKIQFENNKIESFYTEMALFVCKKSSTLKR
- a CDS encoding YqbF domain-containing protein — protein: MYYVKLIKGQSFYAFDHRFLISQEEAVSEKIFNYLRRNEFFEVRKEEYSA